In a single window of the Acinetobacter sp. CS-2 genome:
- the hisS gene encoding histidine--tRNA ligase — protein sequence MSSIVAIKGFNDILPTQTPAWRRLEQHLASLMDAYGYQQIRLPMVEQTNLFKRSIGDATDIVEKEMYTFLDKGNPPESLTLRPEGTVGCVRAMLEHNLLRGATPRVWYIGPMFRYEKPQKGRYRQFHQFGVETFGVATPDQDAELILMTARLWKRMGVADKVQLELNTLGESDERAAYRAALVEFLESHKADLDEDSQRRLTTNPLRILDSKDAKTQSILENAPKLHDFMGEETLAHFAQLQQYLTDAGVSFVINQKLVRGLDYYNKTVFEWTTTHLGSQGTVCAGGRYDGLVGQLKGKADQSVPAVGFAMGMERLLLLLEQVEDNTPVRDCEMFLVSDPATQGQALVLAEQIRDQLEAANSRIRLKTGSQGSMKSQMKKADQAGAVYALIFGQREAEAQHILVKELATAEQTEIAVTDFVPFIIEKFSSK from the coding sequence ATGAGTTCAATTGTCGCAATCAAAGGTTTTAATGACATTCTTCCAACGCAAACGCCTGCGTGGAGACGTCTTGAGCAACATTTAGCATCACTTATGGATGCTTATGGTTACCAGCAAATCCGTTTGCCGATGGTTGAGCAGACCAATCTGTTCAAGCGTTCAATTGGTGATGCAACCGATATCGTCGAAAAAGAAATGTACACTTTTCTGGACAAAGGTAATCCACCTGAGTCTTTGACGCTGCGTCCAGAAGGCACTGTAGGCTGTGTACGTGCCATGCTTGAGCATAACTTGCTTCGCGGCGCCACTCCACGTGTGTGGTATATCGGGCCAATGTTCCGTTATGAAAAACCGCAAAAAGGCCGTTACCGCCAGTTCCACCAGTTTGGTGTGGAAACGTTTGGTGTGGCAACGCCAGATCAGGATGCTGAATTGATTCTGATGACGGCACGTTTGTGGAAACGTATGGGTGTGGCGGACAAAGTTCAACTTGAACTCAACACTTTAGGTGAGTCGGATGAGCGTGCAGCATACCGTGCAGCACTGGTTGAATTTCTGGAATCGCATAAAGCCGATCTGGATGAAGATTCTCAGCGCCGTTTAACCACGAATCCGCTCCGTATTCTTGATTCTAAAGATGCGAAGACACAGTCGATTCTGGAAAATGCGCCGAAACTGCATGATTTCATGGGTGAAGAAACCTTGGCGCATTTTGCTCAGCTTCAGCAATATTTGACTGATGCTGGCGTAAGCTTTGTCATTAACCAGAAGCTGGTACGTGGTCTGGACTACTATAACAAAACAGTCTTTGAATGGACTACGACGCATTTAGGTTCACAAGGCACCGTATGTGCCGGTGGCCGTTATGATGGTCTGGTGGGGCAATTGAAAGGCAAGGCTGATCAATCAGTACCCGCCGTTGGTTTTGCCATGGGTATGGAGCGTTTGTTGCTGCTACTTGAACAGGTGGAAGACAATACGCCCGTGCGTGACTGTGAAATGTTCCTGGTTTCAGACCCTGCAACTCAAGGTCAAGCCTTGGTGCTTGCCGAACAGATCCGTGACCAGCTTGAAGCAGCCAATAGCCGTATCCGTTTAAAAACCGGTTCACAAGGTTCAATGAAATCTCAGATGAAAAAAGCCGATCAGGCGGGTGCTGTTTATGCTTTAATCTTTGGTCAGCGTGAAGCTGAAGCGCAGCACATTCTGGTCAAGGAACTGGCAACAGCAGAACAGACTGAAATTGCAGTGACTGACTTTGTGCCATTTATCATTGAAAAATTTTCTTCAAAATAA
- a CDS encoding YfgM family protein encodes MNALSDAEQLDSLKSFAKKYGSAMMSGILIALIAFFGWEYWQKNNLAESQMETAKVQQLMDDAKSVSGDANAFNALSATADKIVKEAPDSVQAIQTQLLMAKLAYDKADYAHAERALKKVENSKVDDVGLVQVVKLRLAYAQLAQKKYDDAIKTLAAVTDSAFKATADEARGDVYVAKNDIENAKKSYMSAWDALLKRKQERQILQIKLESVGVLVDDPDVERPILETQVDES; translated from the coding sequence ATGAACGCATTGAGTGATGCAGAACAACTTGATAGCTTAAAATCTTTTGCTAAAAAATATGGTTCTGCCATGATGAGCGGAATTTTAATTGCGTTGATTGCCTTTTTCGGATGGGAATATTGGCAGAAGAACAACCTGGCTGAGTCTCAAATGGAAACAGCCAAGGTTCAACAGTTGATGGATGATGCAAAAAGTGTCTCAGGCGATGCCAATGCATTTAATGCCTTATCTGCAACTGCGGACAAAATTGTTAAAGAAGCTCCGGATTCTGTGCAGGCCATTCAAACTCAATTGTTAATGGCCAAACTGGCTTATGACAAAGCCGATTATGCACATGCAGAACGTGCCTTGAAAAAAGTTGAAAATTCAAAAGTGGATGATGTCGGTCTGGTACAGGTGGTTAAGCTGCGTTTGGCTTATGCCCAGCTGGCACAAAAAAAATATGACGATGCCATTAAAACACTGGCTGCAGTGACCGATTCTGCCTTTAAGGCAACTGCTGATGAAGCACGCGGTGATGTCTATGTGGCTAAAAATGATATCGAAAATGCTAAAAAATCGTATATGAGCGCATGGGATGCGTTACTTAAACGTAAGCAAGAACGTCAAATTTTACAAATTAAACTCGAAAGTGTTGGCGTTTTAGTTGATGATCCTGATGTTGAACGCCCAATTTTAGAAACACAAGTGGATGAGTCGTAA